In one Gemmatimonadota bacterium genomic region, the following are encoded:
- a CDS encoding NUDIX hydrolase has product MTQKPRRRKPREETSAGGVVYRHGREGVVFLLIRDSYHNWGFPKGHLEAGEEPERAALREVSEETGLGALVMRAAIEVIEWQFRFRGRQIHKVCHFYLMETRQRRTKPQLEEGITACRWVTFEQATQMLAYDNAKSVLQRAHAILASTHDATHDATHDAAPSDAA; this is encoded by the coding sequence GTGACCCAGAAGCCGCGCCGCCGCAAACCGCGGGAAGAGACGTCGGCGGGGGGCGTGGTGTATCGTCACGGCCGTGAGGGCGTGGTCTTTCTTCTCATTCGCGATAGCTACCACAACTGGGGCTTTCCCAAGGGCCATCTCGAGGCGGGGGAAGAACCGGAACGCGCGGCGCTCCGCGAGGTTTCTGAGGAAACCGGACTCGGTGCCCTCGTGATGCGGGCCGCCATTGAGGTGATCGAGTGGCAGTTTCGGTTCCGAGGCCGCCAGATTCACAAGGTGTGCCACTTCTATTTGATGGAAACGCGGCAACGCCGCACAAAACCGCAGCTTGAAGAAGGGATCACCGCCTGTCGCTGGGTGACCTTTGAGCAGGCCACGCAGATGCTCGCGTACGACAACGCCAAGTCTGTGTTGCAGCGGGCGCACGCCATCCTCGCCTCCACGCACGACGCGACGCACGACGCGACGCACGACGCCGCGCCGTCGGACGCCGCGTAA
- the atpA gene encoding F0F1 ATP synthase subunit alpha, whose protein sequence is MASSTSLRPGEIKDILLREIEAADLNALDVEEVGTVLEVKDGIARIYGLQKAMAGEMLEITATETGEKITALALNLEEDNIGAVILGDYLVLKEGDEVRRTARVLEVPVGPELIGRVVDPLGRPIDGLGPINAKHKRKVESEAPGIIVREPVKEPLQTGIKAIDSMIPIGRGQRELIIGDRGTGKTAIAVDTIINQKGTGVICVYVAIGQKASTVASVVARLKATGAMEFTIVVAATASDPAPMQYIAPYSGAAMAEYFMYNEGQATLAVYDDLSKQAAAYRQLSLVLRRPPGREAFPGDVFYLHSRLLERAAKLSTDPSVVDGVNILKPGGSLTALPIIETQAGDVSAYIPTNVISITDGQIFLQSDFFYAGVRPAVNVGISVSRVGGAAQIKAMKGVAGRLRLDLAQFRELEAFAAFASDLDAATKKQLDRGARTVEVLKQGQYEPMAVENQVMIIYAVSNGYLDEIAVAKVRAWETGFHAFVKSQFPQIGDKIRTEKALSKDTEAELKRAIEAFKKSVA, encoded by the coding sequence ATGGCATCCTCGACCTCGCTCCGCCCCGGTGAAATCAAGGACATTCTGCTTCGTGAAATCGAAGCGGCCGACCTGAACGCCCTCGATGTCGAGGAAGTCGGTACGGTGCTTGAGGTGAAGGACGGCATCGCGCGCATTTATGGCTTGCAGAAAGCCATGGCTGGCGAGATGCTCGAAATCACCGCGACGGAAACCGGTGAGAAAATCACCGCCCTCGCGCTGAACCTCGAAGAAGACAACATCGGCGCCGTCATCTTGGGCGACTATCTCGTCCTCAAAGAAGGCGATGAAGTGCGCCGCACGGCTCGTGTGCTCGAAGTGCCGGTGGGCCCGGAACTCATCGGCCGCGTCGTCGATCCGCTCGGCCGTCCGATTGACGGCCTCGGCCCGATCAACGCCAAGCACAAGCGCAAAGTGGAGAGCGAGGCCCCGGGCATCATTGTCCGCGAGCCCGTCAAGGAACCGCTGCAGACCGGCATCAAGGCTATCGACTCGATGATTCCGATTGGCCGTGGTCAGCGCGAACTGATCATCGGCGATCGCGGCACCGGCAAGACGGCGATCGCGGTAGACACGATCATCAACCAGAAGGGCACCGGCGTCATCTGCGTGTACGTCGCGATCGGTCAAAAGGCGTCGACTGTGGCGAGCGTTGTGGCACGCCTCAAAGCGACCGGCGCGATGGAGTTCACGATTGTGGTGGCTGCCACCGCGTCCGACCCGGCTCCGATGCAGTACATCGCCCCCTACTCGGGCGCGGCGATGGCCGAATACTTTATGTACAACGAAGGGCAGGCGACGCTCGCGGTGTACGACGACCTCTCCAAGCAGGCCGCCGCGTACCGCCAGCTCTCGCTCGTGCTCCGTCGTCCGCCCGGCCGCGAAGCGTTCCCGGGTGACGTGTTCTATCTCCACTCGCGTCTCCTCGAGCGCGCCGCCAAGCTCTCCACCGATCCGTCGGTGGTGGACGGCGTGAACATTCTCAAGCCGGGTGGTTCGCTCACCGCGCTTCCGATCATTGAGACGCAGGCCGGCGACGTGTCGGCGTACATCCCGACCAACGTGATTTCGATCACCGACGGACAGATCTTCCTGCAGTCCGACTTTTTCTACGCGGGCGTTCGCCCAGCGGTGAACGTCGGTATTTCGGTGAGTCGCGTCGGTGGCGCAGCGCAGATCAAGGCAATGAAGGGCGTCGCGGGCCGTCTGCGTCTCGACCTTGCACAGTTCCGCGAACTCGAAGCCTTTGCCGCCTTCGCGTCGGATCTCGACGCAGCGACCAAGAAGCAGCTCGATCGCGGCGCGCGCACGGTTGAAGTGCTCAAGCAGGGGCAGTACGAGCCGATGGCCGTCGAGAATCAGGTCATGATCATTTACGCCGTGAGCAACGGCTATCTCGACGAAATCGCCGTGGCCAAGGTTCGCGCGTGGGAGACTGGATTCCACGCGTTTGTGAAGAGCCAGTTCCCGCAGATCGGCGACAAGATCCGCACGGAAAAGGCGCTGTCGAAGGACACCGAAGCCGAACTCAAGCGCGCGATTGAAGCGTTCAAGAAGTCGGTGGCGTAG
- the atpG gene encoding ATP synthase F1 subunit gamma, whose protein sequence is MAKGRELVGRIKSTENTRKITRTMEMVATSKMKRAQDRVVAARPYAKALGDVISSLYNAELAESFPLLRQPSTIKTAAVLLLTSNRGLAGGFNANLIREARQLVAKLEGEGITVELHVVGRKGAGYFRYVGRELASQRTDISEAPHAADASSLVDGLMDRFITGALDAVYVVHSVYKSALSAPPTSTQVLPVARPDKTSAQKDYLLYPSAEAILTELLPAYVRNAVYRALVETAAAEQAARRNAMKSATDNAGEMLNVLRRTYNRARQANITQEIAEIVGGASALTG, encoded by the coding sequence TTGGCTAAGGGTCGCGAACTGGTCGGTCGCATCAAGTCGACCGAGAACACTCGAAAAATCACGCGGACGATGGAGATGGTGGCCACGTCCAAGATGAAGCGCGCCCAAGATCGCGTGGTCGCGGCGCGTCCGTACGCCAAGGCGTTGGGCGACGTGATCTCGAGTCTCTACAATGCCGAGCTCGCGGAGTCGTTCCCGCTGCTCCGGCAGCCGTCCACCATAAAGACGGCGGCGGTGTTGTTGCTCACGTCGAACCGCGGCCTCGCTGGCGGTTTCAACGCAAATCTCATTCGTGAAGCGCGTCAACTCGTCGCCAAGCTCGAGGGCGAGGGGATCACGGTCGAACTGCACGTGGTGGGGCGTAAGGGTGCGGGCTATTTCCGTTACGTGGGACGCGAACTCGCGTCGCAGCGCACGGATATTTCCGAAGCGCCGCACGCCGCCGATGCCTCGTCGTTGGTGGACGGCCTGATGGACCGCTTCATTACGGGCGCGCTCGACGCGGTGTATGTCGTGCACTCCGTGTATAAGTCGGCGCTTTCCGCGCCACCGACGAGTACGCAGGTGCTCCCCGTGGCTCGCCCCGACAAAACGAGCGCGCAGAAAGATTATCTACTCTACCCGTCCGCTGAGGCGATTCTTACGGAGTTGCTGCCCGCGTATGTGCGCAACGCCGTGTATCGCGCGCTCGTCGAGACGGCTGCCGCCGAACAAGCGGCGCGTCGCAACGCCATGAAGAGCGCGACGGACAATGCTGGTGAAATGCTGAATGTGCTCCGCCGGACGTACAACCGTGCCCGCCAGGCCAACATCACGCAGGAGATCGCGGAGATTGTGGGTGGGGCGTCGGCACTGACTGGATGA
- the atpD gene encoding F0F1 ATP synthase subunit beta, whose product MNTGKIVQIIGPVLDIEFPADNLPELYNALRIEGKTDSGQSIRVTVEVQQHIGRNQVRAVAMSSTDGVVRGMAAVDTGAAITVPVGAPALGRILNVLGEPVDNGAEIPASVERWPIHRKRPDFVNLEPKTEVFETGIKVIDLIAPFVKGGKIGLFGGAGVGKTVVIQELINNVAKGHGGKSVFCGVGERTREGNDLYLEFKEAGILDKVALIYGQMNEPPGARLRVGLAGLTVAEYFRDRENADVLVFIDNIFRFTQAGSEVSALLGRMPSAVGYQPTLATEMGDLQERITSTRNGSITSVQAIYVPADDLTDPAPATAFAHLDATVVLNRKITELGIYPAVDPLDSSSRILDPQFVGERHYKAATEVQRILQRYKELQDIIAILGMDELSEDDKKVVGRARRIQRFMSQPFAVAEQFTGIKGKYCKLDETISSFERLVAGEFDHLPEQAFFMAGGIEDVVENARKMAAS is encoded by the coding sequence CTGAACACCGGCAAGATTGTCCAGATCATCGGCCCCGTGCTCGACATCGAGTTCCCCGCGGACAATCTGCCTGAGCTCTACAACGCGCTGCGCATCGAGGGCAAGACCGACTCGGGCCAATCGATTCGCGTGACGGTCGAAGTGCAGCAGCACATCGGCCGCAATCAGGTGCGCGCGGTGGCCATGAGCTCCACCGACGGTGTGGTGCGCGGCATGGCGGCCGTCGATACGGGCGCTGCCATTACCGTACCAGTGGGCGCTCCGGCACTCGGACGCATTCTCAACGTGCTCGGCGAGCCGGTGGACAACGGCGCCGAGATTCCGGCGAGCGTCGAGCGCTGGCCGATTCACCGCAAGCGCCCGGACTTCGTGAACCTCGAGCCGAAGACGGAAGTCTTCGAAACGGGCATCAAGGTCATCGACCTCATCGCCCCGTTCGTAAAGGGCGGCAAGATCGGGCTCTTCGGCGGCGCCGGCGTGGGCAAGACGGTCGTCATTCAGGAGCTCATCAACAACGTCGCCAAGGGACACGGCGGCAAGTCGGTGTTCTGCGGCGTGGGTGAACGTACGCGCGAAGGGAACGACCTCTACCTCGAGTTCAAGGAAGCGGGCATTCTCGACAAGGTCGCGCTGATTTACGGCCAGATGAACGAGCCGCCGGGTGCGCGTCTGCGCGTCGGGCTCGCCGGTCTGACCGTGGCCGAATACTTCCGCGACCGCGAAAACGCGGACGTGCTCGTCTTCATTGACAACATCTTCCGTTTCACGCAGGCCGGCTCCGAAGTGTCCGCGCTCCTCGGCCGCATGCCGAGCGCCGTGGGCTATCAGCCGACGCTCGCCACGGAAATGGGCGATCTGCAGGAGCGCATCACCTCGACGCGCAACGGCTCGATCACCTCGGTGCAGGCCATTTACGTGCCGGCTGACGATCTTACCGATCCGGCGCCGGCGACGGCCTTTGCCCACCTCGACGCCACCGTCGTGCTCAATCGTAAGATCACCGAGCTCGGAATTTACCCGGCCGTGGATCCGCTCGACTCGAGCTCGCGTATTCTCGATCCGCAGTTCGTTGGCGAGCGCCACTACAAGGCCGCCACCGAAGTGCAGCGCATTCTGCAGCGCTACAAGGAACTGCAGGACATCATCGCCATTCTCGGCATGGACGAACTCTCGGAAGACGACAAGAAGGTCGTCGGTCGCGCGCGCCGTATTCAGCGCTTTATGTCGCAGCCGTTTGCCGTCGCCGAACAGTTCACGGGCATCAAGGGCAAGTACTGCAAGCTCGACGAAACCATTTCGAGCTTCGAGCGCTTGGTGGCCGGCGAATTCGATCACCTCCCCGAGCAGGCCTTCTTCATGGCCGGCGGTATTGAGGATGTGGTTGAGAACGCTCGGAAGATGGCCGCGAGCTGA
- a CDS encoding F0F1 ATP synthase subunit epsilon has product MLHVSVISPEATLFEGEAPSVTAPAFDGEVGILTDHAPMVTVLGKGTLRVGGGPSFTVEGGFLQVVDNQVRVVTEKAAKA; this is encoded by the coding sequence GTGCTCCACGTCAGCGTCATTTCGCCAGAAGCCACCCTCTTTGAGGGTGAGGCGCCGTCAGTAACGGCGCCTGCTTTTGACGGCGAGGTCGGCATTCTCACGGACCACGCCCCGATGGTCACCGTGCTCGGCAAGGGCACGTTGCGCGTGGGTGGTGGTCCGTCGTTCACCGTGGAAGGCGGATTTCTGCAGGTCGTCGATAATCAGGTGCGTGTCGTAACGGAGAAAGCCGCCAAGGCTTGA
- a CDS encoding thioredoxin domain-containing protein has product MTRRLALSLAAALLAACSTGDAASKRSATPSVVAQNPAPSAPAATPAANASVKRDSLIEAADRGRVLGSEKAGTWLVIISDFQCPYCRQWHVESFATIKKEYVDTGKLRVAYLNFPLSMHPNAMPAAHASMCASAQGKFWETEAKIFDSQKQWEKLPDARAFFDSVAISTGVNAAQQHACTQTQHMASLIDADRQRGESAGVQSTPTFFVGQRQVLGALPITEFRRVIDSVLAASGKR; this is encoded by the coding sequence ATGACCCGACGCCTCGCTCTTTCCCTTGCCGCCGCCCTTCTCGCCGCCTGCTCCACCGGCGATGCGGCGTCCAAACGCTCGGCAACGCCCTCGGTGGTGGCTCAGAACCCAGCCCCCTCTGCACCGGCCGCCACTCCAGCCGCCAACGCGAGCGTCAAGCGCGATTCCCTCATCGAAGCCGCCGACCGCGGCCGCGTGCTGGGCTCCGAAAAAGCCGGGACCTGGCTCGTCATCATTAGTGACTTTCAGTGCCCCTACTGCCGCCAGTGGCACGTCGAAAGCTTTGCCACCATCAAAAAAGAGTACGTGGACACCGGCAAGCTTCGCGTCGCCTACCTGAACTTCCCCCTCAGCATGCACCCGAACGCGATGCCGGCCGCACACGCCTCCATGTGCGCCTCGGCGCAGGGAAAATTCTGGGAAACCGAAGCGAAAATTTTCGATTCGCAAAAACAGTGGGAGAAGCTCCCAGACGCGCGCGCCTTCTTTGACTCGGTCGCCATCTCTACGGGCGTCAATGCCGCGCAACAGCACGCCTGCACGCAAACGCAACACATGGCCTCGCTCATCGATGCGGACCGCCAGCGCGGCGAGTCGGCCGGCGTGCAGTCCACCCCCACATTTTTTGTGGGGCAGCGCCAAGTCCTCGGAGCCCTTCCCATCACCGAGTTCCGCCGCGTGATCGACTCCGTGCTCGCCGCCTCCGGCAAGCGCTAA